From the genome of Candidatus Hydrogenedens sp., one region includes:
- the folP gene encoding dihydropteroate synthase yields the protein MLKRTQVIGILNITPDSFYDGGLYFNFDKAYSRALQMVSEGCDWIDIGGESSRPFSESISAEEEQRRILPVLQALEQLPIPRSVDTYRADTARKALTFGVSMVNDISAFRFDPELVEVVAEAKCNYILMHMQGTPKTMQLEPRYNDVISDICAFFEERLTFAVNHGVEEEKIWLDPGFGFGKNVEQNLTILRRIEEFKTFGRPILIGTSNKSTIGTVLDLPVDQRIEGTSATIAWAVFKGVHAVRVHQVKEMVRVIRMTEAIMYGIE from the coding sequence ATGTTAAAGCGAACGCAAGTGATAGGAATTTTGAATATTACCCCAGACTCGTTTTATGACGGTGGACTTTATTTTAATTTTGATAAGGCATATTCGCGTGCGTTACAGATGGTGAGTGAAGGTTGCGATTGGATAGATATTGGTGGTGAGTCCTCCCGTCCTTTTTCCGAATCAATCAGTGCAGAAGAAGAACAACGGAGAATTCTACCTGTTTTGCAAGCTCTTGAACAATTGCCAATTCCCCGTTCAGTAGATACATACAGAGCAGATACAGCAAGGAAAGCCTTGACATTTGGCGTTTCAATGGTTAATGATATATCAGCATTTCGGTTTGACCCAGAACTTGTGGAGGTGGTTGCCGAAGCCAAATGTAATTATATTTTAATGCATATGCAAGGAACCCCTAAAACAATGCAGTTGGAACCTCGATATAACGATGTGATTTCAGATATTTGTGCTTTCTTCGAAGAGCGATTAACGTTTGCAGTTAATCACGGAGTTGAAGAAGAGAAGATATGGCTTGACCCCGGTTTCGGTTTCGGTAAAAATGTGGAACAAAATTTAACTATATTGAGACGGATTGAAGAATTTAAAACATTTGGCAGACCTATTCTTATTGGAACTTCTAACAAATCGACCATTGGTACTGTATTAGATTTGCCTGTTGACCAACGTATAGAAGGGACATCGGCAACAATTGCATGGGCAGTATTTAAAGGTGTACATGCCGTTAGAGTTCACCAAGTTAAGGAAATGGTTCGAGTTATTCGTATGACTGAGGCTATAATGTACGGAATAGAATAG